A genomic stretch from Solanum stenotomum isolate F172 chromosome 8, ASM1918654v1, whole genome shotgun sequence includes:
- the LOC125874480 gene encoding xanthotoxin 5-hydroxylase CYP82C2-like, protein MEIHILSHVEAIIGILVFVFLFFLIRKAKTWKNSKNFGPPPPQLPGAWPIIGHLPQILSDTLDGRNRSNTDGEIHLAHTLAALADKYGPIFTIRQGMFPIAVVSSYEAIKECFTTQDKNLANRIATCSCKYLGYDHANLTFANYGPYWRMVRKLVVNNLLSSKSLERLKDVRISEVESSIKELYTLFVANEAKNVPTKVDIGHWFDDMMLNITVKMIGGKRYSQVNNKEEEKEEAERFRKAFNETMYYIAIVGIEDAFPIPLLQWLDLQGNIKVMKRIADEMDAILQRWLDDHTNKRKNNESNDDDDDQDLIDIMLTELDKDDFQYGYSRETIIKATMLTIVSDATHTTAVHLIWIIACLLNNKHVLKNVHEEIDTKVGKNRWVKDSDIKNLTYFQATIKEVLRLYPPSPMLVHEALADCQVLGYHISKGTRLFVNVWKLQKDSKFWPEPEKFLPERFLTTKAKVDVYGKDLEFIPFGSGRRSCPGITMAMQVTYLSIARLLQAFDFETPNNEPVDMTEGPGFTAVKKIPLEVVVKPRMLPMYYGV, encoded by the exons ATGGAAATTCACATTCTTTCACATGTTGAAGCTATTATTGGAATTCTAGTTTTTGTTTTCCTATTCTTTCTCATAAGAAAAGCAAAAACTTggaaaaatagcaaaaattttGGCCCACCCCCTCCACAACTTCCAGGAGCATGGCCAATTATAGGCCACCTCCCTCAAATCCTAAGTGACACGTTAGACGGTCGCAATAGGAGCAACACGGACGGTGAAATTCATCTGGCCCATACCCTAGCCGCGTTAGCAGATAAGTATGGGCCAATTTTCACCATCCGTCAAGGAATGTTCCCAATAGCCGTTGTGAGTAGTTATGAAGCAATAAAAGAATGTTTTACTACACAAGACAAGAACTTAGCTAATAGAATAGCTACTTGTTCTTGTAAATATCTTGGCTATGACCATGCAAATCTTACATTTGCAAATTATGGACCTTATTGGCGTATGGTTCGTAAATTGGTGGTTAATAATTTGCTATCGAGTAAGAGTCTGGAGAGGTTAAAGGATGTTCGAATTTCAGAAGTGGAGAGTAGCATCAAGGAGTTGTACACACTTTTTGTTGCTAATGAAGCAAAAAATGTACCAACTAAAGTTGATATTGGCCATTGGTTTGATGATATGATGTTAAACATAACGGTGAAGATGATTGGTGGAAAGAGATATAGCCAG GTGAATAataaagaagaggagaaggaagAAGCAGAACGTTTCAGAAAAGCGTTCAACGAAACGATGTATTATATAGCTATAGTGGGTATAGAGGATGCATTTCCAATTCCATTACTACAATGGCTTGATTTACAAGGTAATATTAAGGTGATGAAACGTATAGCTGATGAAATGGATGCTATTCTTCAACGTTGGCTTGATGATCATACTAATAAGAGGAAGAATAATGAGtctaatgatgatgatgatgatcaaGATTTGATTGATATAATGTTAACAGAGTTAGATAAGGATGATTTCCAATATGGTTATTCAAGGGAAACTATTATCAAAGCTACTATGTTG ACTATAGTTTCAGATGCTACACATACCACAGCTGTTCACTTGATATGGATAATTGCCTGCTTACTAAACAATAAACATGTACTGAAAAATGTACATGAAGAAATTGACACAAAAGTTGGCAAAAATCGTTGGGTCAAAGATTCAGACATAAAAAACTTAACGTACTTCCAAGCAACAATTAAAGAAGTACTACGTTTATATCCACCATCACCTATGTTAGTTCACGAAGCCTTAGCTGATTGTCAAGTACTTGGTTACCATATTTCAAAAGGCACACGTTTATTTGTAAACGTGTGGAAACTTCAAAAAGACTCGAAATTTTGGCCAGAACCTGAAAAGTTTTTACCCGAGAGGTTTTTAACCACTAAGGCAAAAGTTGATGTATATGGTAAAGATTTAGAGTTTATCCCATTTGGTTCTGGGAGACGATCATGTCCTGGAATTACTATGGCCATGCAAGTAACCTATCTTTCAATTGCACGATTGCTTCAAGCGTTTGATTTTGAAACACCAAATAATGAACCGGTGGATATGACCGAAGGACCGGGTTTTACCGCGGTTAAAAAAATTCCGCTGGAAGTTGTGGTAAAACCTCGTATGCTTCCTATGTATTATGGggtttaa